The following proteins come from a genomic window of Sphaerisporangium rubeum:
- a CDS encoding alpha/beta fold hydrolase produces the protein MSRRKVGIAGAIVGTASAGLAAGALAKRYAVGRIRLRPDLESSEPFGELRGRQVTVKTSDGVELHAEVDGPEDAPLTIVFCHGYTLNLDSWHYQRRDLRDTYRMVFWDQRCHGRSTRTPAEDCTIDRLGFDLAEILKTLVPGPCVLVGHSMGGMTVMALADSHPELFGEKIRGVALIATSAGRLAEITLGLPALISKAVHWATPPAMSVLGRRAALIDRGRQAGTDLSFLALRYLGFGDPSTISPTVVDFAESMIRSTPTDVIADFYPALMSHDKLSALDVLNKVPTSVVVGEKDWLTPVEHSRAIATGLPSARLTVIPGASHLVLLEKPAEVGEAVTELLAAVAAADAEPAAVLEAPGPDTAGTQAQDDSKAGDVL, from the coding sequence ATGTCGCGGCGGAAGGTCGGCATCGCGGGGGCGATCGTCGGTACCGCGTCGGCGGGGCTGGCGGCGGGTGCCCTGGCGAAGCGGTACGCCGTGGGACGCATCCGGCTGCGGCCCGATCTGGAGTCCAGCGAGCCCTTCGGCGAGCTGCGGGGCCGTCAGGTGACCGTCAAGACGTCCGACGGCGTTGAGTTGCACGCCGAGGTGGATGGGCCCGAGGACGCGCCGCTGACCATCGTGTTCTGCCACGGGTACACGCTGAACCTCGACTCCTGGCACTACCAGCGCCGCGACCTGCGCGACACCTACCGCATGGTGTTCTGGGACCAGCGCTGCCACGGCAGGTCCACCCGCACCCCCGCGGAGGACTGCACGATCGACCGGCTGGGGTTCGACCTGGCCGAGATCCTGAAGACCCTGGTGCCGGGGCCGTGCGTGCTCGTGGGGCACTCCATGGGGGGCATGACGGTCATGGCGCTCGCCGACAGCCACCCCGAGCTGTTCGGGGAGAAGATCCGCGGCGTGGCGCTGATCGCCACGTCCGCGGGGCGGCTCGCCGAGATCACCCTCGGGTTGCCCGCGCTGATCTCCAAAGCCGTCCACTGGGCCACGCCGCCGGCGATGTCGGTGCTCGGCCGCCGCGCCGCGCTGATCGACCGCGGCAGGCAGGCCGGCACCGACCTGTCGTTCCTCGCGCTGCGCTACCTCGGGTTCGGCGACCCGTCCACCATCAGCCCGACCGTGGTCGACTTCGCCGAGTCGATGATCCGCTCCACACCGACCGACGTCATCGCCGACTTCTACCCGGCTCTGATGTCCCACGACAAGCTCTCGGCGCTCGACGTGCTCAACAAGGTCCCCACCTCGGTCGTCGTCGGCGAGAAGGACTGGCTGACCCCGGTCGAGCACAGCCGGGCCATCGCCACCGGCCTGCCGAGCGCGCGGCTGACCGTGATCCCCGGCGCGTCCCACCTGGTACTGCTGGAGAAGCCCGCCGAGGTCGGCGAGGCCGTCACCGAGCTCCTGGCGGCCGTCGCGGCGGCCGACGCCGAGCCGGCCGCCGTACTGGAAGCGCCGGGTCCGGACACCGCCGGCACGCAGGCTCAGGACGACTCGAAGGCAGGAGATGTGCTGTGA
- the tsaE gene encoding tRNA (adenosine(37)-N6)-threonylcarbamoyltransferase complex ATPase subunit type 1 TsaE yields MRRADTAEATRVLGEELARELRPGDLVVLSGPLGAGKTTLVQGIAEGLKVRGPITSPTFVIARVHPSLAGGPALVHADAYRLGGALEVDDLDLDASLADSVTVVEWGEGLVEGLADDRLEVSVQRGDTGDERVIRVRGVGPRWARVPEWFEPAAVS; encoded by the coding sequence GTGAGGCGCGCGGACACGGCCGAGGCGACGCGGGTGCTCGGCGAGGAACTGGCACGGGAGCTGCGGCCCGGCGACCTCGTGGTGCTGTCGGGGCCGCTCGGCGCCGGCAAGACGACCCTCGTGCAGGGCATCGCCGAAGGGCTCAAGGTCCGCGGTCCCATCACGTCGCCGACATTCGTGATCGCGCGGGTCCACCCGTCGCTCGCCGGCGGCCCCGCGCTCGTGCACGCCGACGCGTACCGCCTCGGCGGCGCCTTGGAGGTCGACGACCTCGACCTCGACGCCTCCTTGGCGGACTCCGTGACCGTCGTGGAGTGGGGAGAGGGCCTGGTCGAAGGCCTCGCCGACGACCGGCTCGAAGTGTCGGTGCAGCGCGGCGACACCGGGGACGAGCGCGTGATCCGCGTGCGCGGCGTCGGCCCGAGGTGGGCCCGCGTCCCCGAGTGGTTCGAACCGGCGGCCGTGAGCTGA
- a CDS encoding class F sortase — MADSKWLKIVVAGFVTGTVLFALTGRSGTPEEPKKTTATPRRLEIPSLNLKAPLMKLGMARDGEVELPPYEKPATAGWFDQSEVPGDPGPSVIIGHVDTKTAPAVFYRLRQVRKGASIKVVRSDGKTANYKVDSVEQIPKDHFPTERVYIEDGLRLVTCGGAFDRSTHEYLDNIIVYASLA; from the coding sequence ATGGCCGACTCCAAGTGGCTCAAGATCGTCGTAGCCGGTTTCGTCACAGGAACCGTCCTGTTCGCCCTCACCGGCCGTTCCGGCACCCCGGAAGAGCCCAAGAAGACCACCGCCACCCCGCGACGCCTGGAGATCCCTTCCCTGAACCTCAAGGCCCCCCTGATGAAACTGGGCATGGCGCGCGACGGCGAGGTCGAGCTGCCGCCGTACGAGAAACCCGCCACGGCAGGCTGGTTCGACCAGAGCGAGGTCCCCGGCGACCCCGGCCCGTCCGTCATCATCGGCCACGTGGACACCAAGACGGCCCCCGCCGTCTTCTACCGCCTGCGTCAGGTCAGGAAAGGCGCGAGCATCAAGGTCGTCCGCAGCGACGGAAAGACCGCCAACTACAAGGTCGACTCCGTCGAACAGATCCCCAAGGACCACTTCCCCACCGAACGCGTCTACATCGAGGACGGCCTACGCCTCGTGACCTGCGGCGGCGCCTTCGACCGCTCCACCCACGAATACCTGGACAACATCATCGTCTACGCCTCCCTGGCCTGA
- the tsaB gene encoding tRNA (adenosine(37)-N6)-threonylcarbamoyltransferase complex dimerization subunit type 1 TsaB produces the protein MLVLGFDTATPAVTVAVHDGERVLAESTVVDARRHGELLAPAIRAVLSEARVSLQDVTAVVAGTGPGPYTGLRVGLMTAQALAGTLGVPAYGVCSLDAVAYGSGLDEPFLVLTDARRKEVFWARYADRRTRVDGPAVDHPDAVPGELPVAGAGGHMYAAVLGESRLLPVPEYPSGGALAALAAERLAAEDPGDVLTQARPIYLRRPDARVPGPPKKVTA, from the coding sequence GTGCTGGTCTTGGGTTTTGATACGGCTACTCCGGCTGTGACCGTGGCGGTGCACGACGGGGAGCGGGTGCTCGCGGAGTCGACGGTGGTCGACGCGCGGCGGCACGGGGAGTTGCTCGCGCCGGCGATCCGCGCGGTCCTGTCCGAGGCGCGGGTGTCGCTTCAGGACGTCACGGCGGTCGTGGCGGGCACGGGCCCCGGTCCCTACACGGGCCTGCGGGTGGGGCTGATGACGGCTCAGGCGCTGGCCGGCACCTTGGGTGTGCCGGCCTACGGGGTGTGCAGCCTCGACGCGGTGGCCTACGGAAGCGGCCTGGACGAGCCGTTCCTCGTACTGACCGACGCGCGCAGGAAAGAAGTCTTCTGGGCCCGGTACGCCGACCGCCGTACAAGGGTCGACGGCCCCGCCGTCGACCACCCGGACGCCGTGCCGGGAGAGCTGCCGGTCGCCGGAGCCGGGGGCCACATGTACGCCGCCGTGCTCGGCGAGAGCCGCCTCCTGCCGGTCCCCGAGTACCCCTCCGGCGGAGCCCTCGCGGCCCTGGCCGCCGAGAGGCTCGCCGCGGAGGACCCCGGCGACGTGCTCACACAGGCACGGCCGATCTACCTTCGCCGGCCCGACGCACGCGTGCCCGGCCCACCCAAGAAGGTGACGGCGTGA
- the rimI gene encoding ribosomal protein S18-alanine N-acetyltransferase translates to MEENDLAAVLAIERATFPFDAWSEGMLRGELHDQPRTRHYIVAVEDGEIVGYAGLAAAGDQADVQTIAVTSGRQRAGIGSAMLRELLTEAERRAVTAVFLEVRADNPAAQAMYERFGFERIGLRSRYYDDGTDAIMMVLTLPGDAAGEPGPAR, encoded by the coding sequence ATGGAGGAGAACGACCTCGCCGCCGTGCTCGCGATCGAGCGGGCCACGTTCCCCTTCGACGCCTGGAGCGAAGGCATGCTGCGCGGCGAGCTGCACGACCAGCCGCGCACCCGCCACTACATCGTCGCCGTCGAGGACGGCGAGATCGTCGGCTACGCGGGCCTGGCGGCGGCCGGCGACCAGGCCGACGTGCAGACCATCGCCGTCACCTCCGGCCGCCAGCGCGCCGGCATCGGAAGCGCGATGCTGCGCGAACTGCTCACCGAGGCCGAGCGGCGCGCGGTCACCGCCGTCTTCCTCGAGGTCCGCGCCGACAACCCGGCCGCGCAGGCCATGTACGAGCGCTTCGGCTTCGAGCGCATCGGCCTGCGCAGTCGCTACTACGACGACGGCACCGACGCGATCATGATGGTGCTCACGCTGCCCGGTGACGCGGCCGGCGAGCCCGGCCCGGCCCGATGA
- the tsaD gene encoding tRNA (adenosine(37)-N6)-threonylcarbamoyltransferase complex transferase subunit TsaD — protein sequence MCRGLGRGGEAVTDQPLVLGIETSCDETGIGLVRGHTLLADTVASSVEEHARFGGVVPEVASRAHLEAMAPTVERALEKAGVRFSDIDAVAVTAGPGLAGALLVGVAAAKAYALGLGVPLYGVNHLAAHVAVDQLEHGPLPKPCIAMLVSGGHSSLLLVPDVAGDLTSLGSTVDDAAGEAFDKVARVLGLPFPGGPHIDRAARSGSGTAIAFPRGKYDDGTLDFSFSGLKTAVARWVEAREREGHTVSVPDVAASFQEAVVDVLTRKALQACRHHGVKDLLIGGGVAANSRLRALAQERCDTAGVRLRVPRPGLCTDNGAMVAALGSELVTTGAPPSSLTIPADSSLPVTTTRL from the coding sequence ATGTGTCGAGGGCTTGGACGAGGTGGGGAAGCTGTGACTGATCAACCGCTGGTGCTCGGCATCGAGACCTCGTGCGACGAGACGGGGATCGGCCTGGTGCGCGGCCACACACTGCTCGCGGACACGGTGGCGTCCAGCGTCGAGGAACACGCCAGATTCGGCGGAGTCGTGCCGGAGGTCGCGTCCCGGGCCCACCTGGAGGCCATGGCCCCGACAGTGGAACGCGCGCTGGAGAAGGCCGGTGTGCGTTTCTCCGACATCGACGCGGTAGCGGTCACCGCCGGCCCGGGCCTCGCCGGAGCGCTGCTCGTAGGCGTGGCCGCCGCCAAGGCGTACGCACTGGGTCTAGGCGTCCCCCTGTACGGCGTCAACCACCTGGCCGCGCATGTGGCCGTCGACCAACTGGAACACGGCCCGTTGCCGAAGCCCTGCATCGCGATGCTGGTCTCCGGCGGCCACTCCTCACTGCTCCTGGTCCCCGACGTGGCCGGAGACCTGACCTCCCTCGGCTCGACCGTCGACGACGCCGCCGGCGAAGCCTTCGACAAAGTGGCCCGAGTGCTGGGCCTCCCCTTCCCCGGGGGCCCCCACATCGACCGCGCCGCAAGAAGCGGCTCAGGCACCGCAATAGCCTTCCCCAGAGGCAAGTACGACGACGGAACCCTGGACTTCTCCTTCTCCGGCCTCAAGACCGCCGTGGCCCGCTGGGTTGAAGCCAGGGAGCGCGAAGGCCACACCGTCTCCGTCCCCGACGTAGCCGCGTCCTTCCAAGAAGCCGTAGTGGACGTCCTGACCCGCAAAGCCCTCCAAGCGTGCCGCCACCACGGGGTGAAAGACCTCCTGATAGGCGGCGGAGTGGCCGCCAACTCCCGCCTGAGAGCCCTGGCCCAGGAACGCTGCGACACAGCCGGCGTCCGCCTCCGCGTCCCCCGCCCCGGCCTGTGCACCGACAACGGCGCCATGGTCGCCGCCCTAGGCTCCGAACTGGTGACCACCGGCGCCCCCCCGTCATCTTTGACCATCCCCGCCGACTCCTCCCTCCCGGTCACCACGACCCGCCTGTAG